A part of Myxococcus landrumus genomic DNA contains:
- a CDS encoding serine hydrolase domain-containing protein, whose protein sequence is MGSRSASTSVLFCVFLFGALSCRSHEPEVLACEPDAVRASLQQAMQEALEAHPGNAGWLMSVRIPSVGLEFSEAVHSAKVDTLDARAPFRIASVTKTYLAAALLRLVEDGKLSLDDTVASVVPAPYPELLRAGGYRPEQMTVEQLLTHTSGLYDYAQSEDYLATVLEAPDHVWTREAQVRFALEHGRPVGAPGERYVYSDTGYLLLGALLEDRTGLGLAEAYRRLLHFERLGLRSTWLETPESPPLAPQSYDGFPLASIHATADLFGGGGLVSNTPELARFFEALFSGEVFTRASTLERMTRVPSTNTEDGGGMGIFRLERAGAQPCYLHEGFWGIAAMVCPELDVSVAIAGLETTQLGTGMRDLLRAAVKAGTECRPAP, encoded by the coding sequence ATGGGTTCACGCAGTGCCTCAACCTCCGTCCTCTTTTGTGTCTTCCTGTTCGGCGCGCTGTCCTGCCGTTCCCACGAGCCAGAGGTCCTCGCCTGTGAGCCGGACGCGGTTCGCGCGTCACTCCAGCAGGCGATGCAGGAGGCGCTGGAGGCCCATCCCGGCAACGCGGGCTGGCTGATGAGCGTGCGCATCCCCTCCGTGGGACTCGAGTTCTCGGAGGCGGTCCACTCGGCGAAGGTCGACACCTTGGACGCGCGCGCTCCGTTCCGCATCGCCAGCGTCACCAAGACCTACCTGGCGGCGGCCCTCCTGCGGCTGGTCGAGGATGGGAAGCTGTCGCTCGATGACACGGTGGCGTCCGTGGTGCCCGCGCCCTACCCGGAGCTGCTGCGCGCGGGAGGCTACCGCCCCGAGCAGATGACGGTGGAGCAGCTCCTCACGCACACCAGCGGCCTCTACGACTACGCCCAGAGCGAGGACTATCTCGCGACGGTGCTCGAAGCGCCAGACCACGTGTGGACCCGGGAAGCCCAGGTGCGCTTCGCGCTGGAGCACGGGCGGCCGGTGGGAGCACCGGGCGAGCGCTACGTGTACTCGGACACGGGCTACCTGCTGCTGGGGGCCCTCCTCGAGGACAGGACCGGCCTGGGGCTCGCCGAGGCGTATCGGCGCCTGCTCCACTTCGAGCGACTGGGGCTTCGCTCCACGTGGCTCGAGACACCGGAGTCGCCGCCCCTCGCGCCCCAGAGCTATGACGGCTTCCCGCTCGCGAGCATCCACGCCACGGCGGACCTCTTCGGGGGTGGAGGGTTGGTGTCGAACACGCCGGAGCTGGCTCGCTTCTTCGAGGCCCTGTTCTCCGGCGAGGTGTTCACCCGCGCGTCCACGCTGGAGCGGATGACGCGGGTTCCGTCCACCAACACCGAGGACGGCGGAGGCATGGGCATCTTCCGGCTGGAGCGCGCGGGTGCCCAGCCCTGCTACCTGCACGAGGGCTTCTGGGGCATCGCGGCCATGGTGTGCCCGGAGCTCGACGTCAGCGTGGCCATCGCGGGGCTGGAGACGACTCAACTGGGGACGGGCATGCGGGACCTGCTCCGCGCCGCGGTGAAGGCCGGCACGGAGTGCAGGCCCGCCCCCTGA
- a CDS encoding cation diffusion facilitator family transporter — MSGSHNHAAPTHGRAFAVGIGLNLAFVAVEATFGFLSDSLALLADAGHNLSDILGLVLAWGASVLARRRPTERHTYGLRSSSILAALLNGLLLLVAVGGISWEAIRRLGEPAPVASGTVMVVAGIGIVINTATALMFWKGRKSDLNIRGAFLHMAADAGVSLAVVLAGALISFTGWLWMDPVVTLLIAALIFFSTWGLLKDSVNLALHAVPENIDMGAVRERLSKAPGVAQVHDLHVWAMSTTEAALTAHLVVRDAQVNDLLVSQLKKRLHDEFGIHHVTLQLEAVTLSDCCQLAPM; from the coding sequence ATGTCCGGCTCCCACAATCACGCAGCCCCCACCCACGGCCGGGCCTTCGCCGTGGGCATCGGCCTCAACCTCGCCTTCGTCGCCGTCGAGGCCACCTTCGGCTTCCTCTCCGACTCGCTGGCGCTGCTCGCCGATGCCGGCCACAACCTGAGCGACATCCTGGGCCTCGTGCTCGCGTGGGGAGCCAGCGTCCTGGCCCGCCGCAGGCCGACCGAGCGCCACACCTACGGCCTGCGCAGCTCCTCCATCCTCGCCGCCCTGCTCAATGGCTTGCTGCTGCTGGTCGCCGTGGGAGGCATCTCCTGGGAAGCCATCCGCAGATTGGGTGAGCCCGCCCCCGTCGCCAGCGGCACCGTCATGGTGGTGGCCGGCATCGGTATCGTCATCAACACCGCCACCGCGCTCATGTTCTGGAAGGGCCGCAAGAGCGACCTCAACATCCGGGGCGCCTTCCTCCACATGGCCGCCGACGCGGGCGTGTCGCTGGCCGTCGTCCTGGCCGGCGCGCTCATCTCCTTCACCGGATGGCTGTGGATGGACCCGGTGGTGACGCTTCTCATCGCGGCCCTCATCTTCTTCAGCACCTGGGGGCTCTTGAAGGACTCGGTCAACCTGGCGCTGCATGCCGTGCCGGAGAACATCGACATGGGCGCGGTGCGGGAGCGACTCAGCAAGGCGCCCGGTGTCGCGCAGGTGCATGACCTGCACGTGTGGGCCATGAGCACGACCGAGGCCGCGCTCACCGCCCACCTCGTCGTTCGCGATGCCCAGGTGAACGACCTGCTCGTCAGCCAGTTGAAGAAACGGCTGCATGACGAGTTCGGTATCCACCACGTCACGCTGCAACTCGAAGCAGTCACCCTGTCGGACTGCTGCCAGCTTGCCCCCATGTAG
- a CDS encoding efflux RND transporter periplasmic adaptor subunit, whose translation MNAYTHWSVLLATTLLLTGCSEKKEAARPDAPRPAAAHAGKDEDHDHEEGESHGKPEGDAHGDEGHEEVITLTPEASRSAGLELARAESKPLVSGISVPARITFTQGGVAKVASRVPGRIDTLAVSLGQKVKKGQVLGHLDSPELGQARADYLSAATKARVAEANFRRESDLLAKGITSEREMREAESAFVTAQAERNAADGRLHALGMSDADIATLRANEHYSSRFPAVSPIHGTVVEIQGTVGQAVESTTSLFTVADLSELWVLLDISESQLSRVRAGQSVELTVQALPGQRFTGQVSYIGDIVDEKTRTIPVRVVVANAEGALKPGMFAQAELATTAAPSETSAAGARLVVPREAVQTVGTKQVVFIPAGEHRFQPVEVRTGASSSREVEVLSGLEAGASIVGKGAFILKSELSKESMGEGHSH comes from the coding sequence ATGAACGCGTACACGCATTGGTCCGTCCTGTTGGCCACCACCCTGCTGCTGACGGGTTGCTCCGAGAAGAAGGAGGCCGCGCGCCCGGATGCCCCCAGGCCCGCCGCCGCCCACGCGGGCAAGGACGAGGACCACGACCACGAAGAAGGGGAATCCCACGGCAAGCCCGAGGGCGACGCCCACGGCGACGAGGGACATGAGGAGGTCATCACCCTCACCCCCGAGGCCTCCCGCTCCGCGGGCCTGGAGCTGGCGCGCGCCGAGTCCAAGCCGCTGGTCAGCGGCATCAGCGTCCCGGCCCGCATCACCTTCACGCAAGGAGGCGTCGCCAAGGTCGCCTCACGCGTCCCGGGGCGCATCGACACGCTCGCCGTCTCACTGGGCCAGAAGGTGAAGAAGGGCCAGGTGCTGGGACACCTGGACAGTCCCGAGCTGGGCCAGGCGCGAGCGGACTATCTCTCCGCCGCCACCAAGGCCCGCGTGGCGGAGGCCAACTTCCGCCGCGAGTCGGACCTGCTCGCCAAGGGCATCACCAGCGAGCGCGAGATGCGCGAGGCGGAGAGCGCCTTCGTCACCGCGCAGGCGGAGCGCAACGCGGCGGATGGACGGCTGCACGCGCTGGGCATGTCCGACGCGGACATCGCCACGCTGCGCGCCAACGAGCACTACAGCTCCCGCTTCCCCGCCGTCAGCCCCATCCACGGCACGGTGGTGGAGATTCAAGGCACCGTCGGTCAGGCGGTGGAGTCCACCACCTCGCTCTTCACCGTGGCGGACCTCTCCGAGCTGTGGGTGCTGCTGGATATCAGCGAGAGCCAGTTGTCGCGGGTCCGCGCGGGACAGTCCGTGGAGCTCACCGTGCAGGCGCTCCCCGGCCAGCGCTTCACCGGACAAGTGAGCTACATCGGCGACATCGTCGATGAGAAGACGCGCACCATCCCGGTCCGGGTGGTGGTGGCCAACGCGGAGGGGGCGCTCAAGCCCGGCATGTTCGCGCAGGCGGAGCTCGCCACGACGGCCGCTCCCAGCGAGACATCCGCCGCGGGCGCGCGGCTGGTGGTCCCTCGCGAAGCGGTGCAGACGGTGGGGACGAAGCAGGTCGTCTTCATCCCGGCGGGTGAGCACCGGTTCCAGCCCGTCGAGGTGCGCACGGGCGCCAGCTCCTCGCGCGAGGTGGAGGTCCTCTCGGGGCTCGAAGCGGGTGCGTCCATCGTCGGGAAGGGCGCGTTCATCCTCAAGTCCGAGCTCTCCAAGGAGAGCATGGGCGAAGGCCACTCTCACTAG
- a CDS encoding YnfA family protein: MLPRTFGLFVVTALAEIVGCYLPYLWLREGRSAWLLVPAAASLAAFAWLLTLHPTGAARTYAAYGGVYIAVALVWLWWVEGERPTTWDVVGACVAILGMAIIILGPRK; this comes from the coding sequence GTGTTGCCGCGCACCTTCGGACTCTTCGTCGTCACGGCCCTGGCCGAAATCGTGGGCTGCTATCTGCCCTATCTCTGGCTGCGGGAGGGCAGGTCCGCGTGGCTGTTGGTGCCGGCGGCGGCGAGCCTGGCCGCGTTCGCGTGGCTGCTGACGCTGCATCCCACCGGGGCCGCGCGCACCTATGCCGCGTATGGCGGCGTGTACATCGCGGTGGCGCTGGTGTGGCTGTGGTGGGTGGAAGGCGAGCGGCCCACGACCTGGGATGTCGTGGGGGCGTGCGTCGCCATCCTGGGGATGGCCATCATCATCCTCGGCCCGCGGAAGTGA
- a CDS encoding TolC family protein has product MRAWTRVAHRRSPSHALQPPRLPLSLPFLVSVLFPSLRLGSLLLLVATPALAARPLTMEQSVALALERSPRLIAQKAEVASAQAQLSGAALLAQTNPELQAAVGPRFRGAESTLIDVNVGISQQLELFGQRGARKDAATASVSASRARMAALQVELAAEVREAFGKALAVEQELLLAQDALALAEEGRQAAEERLKAGAASRIEVNTARVELGRAQKERARAEQQRTQSLAELRLLLGVEPDEELAPQGALPTEATALPALSELMQQATAQRADLKAATAEVEAAEAEVRLARKEALPRPSLGISYGREEGNDIIQGTLGIDLPVFNRNQASKGLSSARERAARETLTATQRFVRSEVELAFHRYRTAQAGAAVFGGDVLAALQENLKLVTEAYRAGKVDFLQLLIIRREALAARLGYIEALEELNTAEAQLKKVVGAIQ; this is encoded by the coding sequence GTGCGTGCGTGGACACGCGTGGCGCATCGCCGCTCGCCCTCTCACGCCCTCCAGCCGCCACGGCTCCCGCTGAGCCTTCCATTCCTGGTGAGCGTCCTGTTCCCATCCCTTCGACTCGGCAGCCTGCTCCTGCTCGTCGCCACGCCGGCCCTCGCGGCCCGCCCGCTGACGATGGAGCAATCCGTTGCACTCGCCCTTGAACGCAGTCCACGACTCATCGCCCAGAAGGCCGAGGTGGCCTCGGCCCAGGCCCAGCTCTCGGGCGCCGCCCTCCTCGCGCAGACCAACCCGGAGCTCCAGGCCGCGGTCGGCCCGCGCTTCCGGGGCGCGGAGAGCACCCTCATCGACGTCAACGTCGGCATCAGCCAGCAGTTGGAGCTCTTCGGTCAGCGCGGCGCCCGCAAGGACGCCGCGACCGCGAGCGTGTCCGCCAGCCGCGCGCGCATGGCGGCCCTCCAGGTGGAGCTCGCCGCCGAGGTCCGTGAGGCCTTCGGCAAGGCCCTGGCCGTCGAGCAGGAGCTCCTGCTCGCCCAGGATGCCCTCGCGCTCGCGGAGGAGGGACGCCAGGCCGCAGAGGAGCGGCTGAAGGCGGGCGCCGCCTCTCGCATCGAGGTGAACACCGCCCGCGTGGAGCTGGGCCGCGCCCAGAAGGAGCGAGCCCGCGCCGAGCAGCAGCGCACACAGAGCCTGGCGGAGCTGCGGCTCCTGCTGGGCGTCGAGCCCGACGAGGAGCTCGCCCCCCAAGGCGCGCTCCCCACCGAAGCCACGGCCCTGCCCGCGCTCTCCGAGCTCATGCAACAGGCCACGGCACAACGCGCGGACTTGAAGGCGGCCACGGCGGAGGTGGAGGCCGCGGAGGCGGAGGTCCGGCTCGCCCGGAAGGAAGCCCTGCCCCGCCCCAGCCTCGGCATCAGCTACGGCCGGGAGGAAGGCAACGACATCATCCAGGGGACGCTCGGCATCGACCTGCCCGTCTTCAATCGCAACCAGGCCAGCAAGGGCCTCAGCTCCGCCCGCGAGCGCGCGGCACGGGAGACCCTCACCGCCACCCAGCGATTCGTCCGCTCCGAGGTGGAGCTGGCCTTCCATCGCTATCGCACCGCGCAGGCCGGCGCGGCCGTCTTCGGAGGCGACGTCCTCGCCGCGCTTCAAGAGAACCTGAAGCTCGTCACCGAGGCGTACCGCGCCGGCAAGGTCGACTTCCTCCAATTGCTCATCATCCGGCGCGAAGCCCTCGCCGCACGCCTTGGCTACATCGAGGCGCTCGAGGAGCTGAACACCGCCGAAGCCCAACTCAAGAAGGTCGTGGGAGCCATTCAATGA
- a CDS encoding efflux RND transporter permease subunit, with protein sequence MFDRLIHFSIKNRLLIFVLTLVLVGFGLNALRKLPIDAVPDVTNVQVQILTSSPGLGPVEVERFITVPVETSMSGLPDTEEIRSVSKFGLSVVTVVFEEGVDIYFARQLIQERLAAAKESIPPGYGSPEMGPISTGLGEIYQFEVRGEGHDAMELRSILEWQVSPRLRSVPGVVEVNAFGGELKTYEVQVDPTRLTAYGLSLGQVFEALEQNNANAGGAYIARGPEQVLIRGEGLVETLEDLRDVVLSTSPQGVPIYVRDVATVAFAPKVRQGAVTRDGRGEAVTGIVMMLIGQNSREVVNNVKVEVEKIRPTLPPGVTLDTFYDRTDLVRKTIHTVAKNLIEGGVLVVVVLFVMLRNLRAGLLAAAAIPLAMLSAFIGMRALGISGNLMSLGAIDFGLIVDGALIIVENAVRHISEKSHELGRSLTPEERDEVVATSAVEVRQAAAFGELIIGVVYLPILALSGIEGKMFKPMAITVICALAGAFVLSLTFVPALASVLLPLRAKEQESIIVRAARRVYAPALSWCLQRRGRVVGIAGGLLALSLATIPFLGAEFIPRLDEGAIALQAWRVPSVSLEESVRQTTLIEKVLKRFPEVTTVVSRTGRAEIATDPMGVEISDIFVMLKPHEEWTTAKDREGLVTAFNAALAKEVPGSLFSYSQPIELRVSELIAGVRSDVAVKLYGEDLNVLKQTGDKLVAALSKVPGAADVKAEQVAGLPVARVQIDRKAIARYGINARQVLDTIEAIGGREVGTVVEGARRFALQVRFSPDSRATVEQLESLRVASPTGQLIPLSELARVVVEEGPAQVSRENIQRRLTIEANVRGRDLQGFVTEAQQVIARDVKLPTGYWVDWGGQFENLQSASQRLAFVVPLTLLLIFVLLYATFNAVRPALLIYLNIPFAITGGLLALLARGMPLSISAAVGFIALFGVAVLNGLVLVSSIRKLRQEGLSPLQAAHDAAHLRLRPVLTTALVASLGFLPMAYSTGAGAEVQKPLATVVIGGLFSSTLLTLLVLPTVYAWFDRSRAKQVPSTPQSLPSVPPEQPLPAEGHTA encoded by the coding sequence ATGTTCGACAGACTCATCCACTTCTCCATCAAGAACCGCCTGCTCATCTTCGTCCTGACGTTGGTGCTCGTCGGGTTCGGGCTGAACGCACTGCGCAAGCTCCCCATCGACGCGGTGCCGGACGTCACCAACGTGCAGGTACAGATTCTCACCTCGTCACCGGGGCTGGGCCCCGTGGAGGTCGAGCGCTTCATCACCGTGCCCGTCGAGACCTCCATGAGCGGGCTGCCGGACACGGAGGAGATTCGCTCCGTCTCCAAGTTCGGCCTGTCCGTCGTCACGGTCGTCTTCGAGGAAGGCGTCGACATCTACTTCGCGCGCCAGCTCATCCAGGAGCGGCTGGCCGCCGCGAAGGAGAGCATCCCCCCGGGCTACGGCTCACCGGAGATGGGCCCCATCTCCACGGGCCTGGGAGAAATCTACCAGTTCGAGGTGCGCGGCGAGGGCCACGACGCCATGGAGCTGCGCAGCATCCTCGAGTGGCAGGTCTCTCCCCGGCTGCGCTCCGTGCCGGGCGTCGTCGAGGTCAACGCCTTCGGCGGCGAGCTGAAGACCTACGAAGTGCAGGTGGACCCCACCCGGCTCACGGCCTATGGCCTGTCACTCGGGCAGGTCTTCGAGGCGCTGGAGCAGAACAACGCCAACGCCGGAGGCGCGTACATCGCGCGCGGCCCCGAGCAGGTGCTCATCCGGGGCGAGGGCCTGGTGGAGACGCTGGAGGACCTGCGCGACGTCGTCCTCTCCACGTCACCGCAAGGGGTCCCCATCTACGTCCGCGACGTGGCCACCGTGGCCTTCGCGCCCAAGGTCCGGCAAGGCGCGGTGACTCGCGATGGGCGGGGCGAGGCCGTCACCGGCATCGTGATGATGCTCATCGGCCAGAACTCGCGCGAGGTGGTCAACAACGTGAAGGTGGAGGTGGAGAAGATTCGCCCCACGCTGCCGCCGGGCGTCACCCTCGACACGTTCTACGACCGCACCGACCTGGTGCGGAAGACCATCCACACGGTGGCGAAGAACCTCATCGAGGGCGGCGTGCTCGTCGTCGTGGTGCTCTTCGTGATGCTGCGCAACCTGCGCGCGGGCCTGCTCGCCGCCGCGGCCATTCCGCTGGCCATGCTCAGCGCGTTCATCGGCATGCGGGCCCTGGGCATCTCCGGAAACCTGATGTCGTTGGGCGCCATCGACTTCGGCCTCATCGTCGACGGAGCCCTCATCATCGTGGAGAACGCCGTCCGCCACATCTCCGAGAAGAGCCACGAGCTGGGACGCTCCCTCACCCCCGAGGAGCGGGACGAGGTCGTCGCCACGAGCGCCGTGGAGGTCCGTCAGGCCGCGGCCTTCGGTGAGCTCATCATCGGCGTGGTGTACCTGCCCATCCTCGCCTTGAGCGGCATCGAGGGGAAGATGTTCAAGCCCATGGCCATCACCGTCATCTGCGCGCTGGCGGGGGCCTTCGTGCTGTCGCTCACCTTCGTCCCCGCGCTGGCGTCCGTGCTGCTTCCGCTCCGGGCGAAGGAACAGGAGAGCATCATCGTCCGGGCGGCGCGACGCGTGTACGCGCCCGCGCTGTCGTGGTGCCTCCAGCGCAGGGGGCGGGTTGTCGGCATCGCGGGAGGACTGCTCGCGCTGAGCCTGGCCACCATTCCCTTCCTGGGCGCGGAGTTCATCCCCCGCCTGGATGAAGGCGCCATCGCGCTGCAAGCGTGGCGCGTGCCCTCCGTGTCGCTGGAGGAGTCGGTGCGGCAGACGACGCTCATCGAGAAGGTGCTCAAGCGCTTCCCGGAAGTCACCACCGTGGTGTCCCGAACGGGCCGCGCGGAAATCGCCACGGACCCCATGGGCGTGGAGATCAGCGACATCTTCGTGATGCTCAAGCCGCATGAGGAGTGGACCACCGCGAAGGACCGGGAGGGGCTCGTCACGGCCTTCAACGCGGCCCTGGCCAAGGAGGTGCCCGGCAGCCTCTTCAGCTACTCGCAGCCCATCGAGCTGCGGGTGAGCGAGCTCATCGCCGGCGTGCGCTCGGACGTCGCGGTCAAGCTCTATGGCGAGGACCTGAACGTGCTGAAGCAGACGGGAGACAAGCTCGTCGCCGCGCTCTCCAAGGTGCCCGGGGCCGCGGACGTCAAGGCGGAGCAGGTCGCGGGGCTCCCCGTGGCCCGCGTCCAGATAGACCGCAAGGCCATCGCCCGCTACGGCATCAACGCCCGGCAGGTGCTGGACACCATCGAGGCCATCGGCGGCCGGGAGGTGGGCACGGTGGTGGAGGGCGCGCGGCGGTTCGCGCTCCAGGTCCGCTTCTCGCCTGACTCACGCGCCACCGTGGAGCAGCTCGAGAGCCTGCGGGTGGCAAGCCCCACCGGACAGCTCATCCCGCTCTCGGAGCTGGCGCGCGTGGTGGTGGAGGAAGGCCCGGCGCAGGTGAGCCGGGAGAACATCCAGCGGCGGCTCACCATCGAAGCCAACGTGCGCGGCAGGGACCTCCAGGGCTTCGTGACGGAGGCACAGCAGGTCATTGCGCGCGACGTGAAGCTGCCCACGGGCTACTGGGTGGACTGGGGCGGCCAGTTCGAGAACCTCCAGTCGGCCTCGCAGCGGCTGGCCTTCGTGGTGCCGCTCACCCTGCTGCTCATCTTCGTGCTGCTCTACGCGACGTTCAACGCGGTGAGGCCCGCGCTGCTCATCTACCTCAACATCCCGTTCGCGATTACCGGCGGCCTGCTGGCGCTGCTCGCGCGTGGCATGCCGCTGTCCATCTCCGCGGCGGTCGGGTTCATCGCGCTGTTCGGCGTGGCGGTGCTCAACGGGCTGGTGCTGGTCTCCTCCATCCGCAAGCTGCGACAGGAAGGACTCTCACCGCTCCAGGCGGCCCACGACGCCGCCCACCTGCGGCTGCGCCCGGTGCTCACCACCGCGCTCGTGGCCTCCCTGGGCTTCCTCCCCATGGCGTACTCCACCGGCGCCGGTGCCGAGGTGCAGAAGCCCCTGGCCACCGTCGTCATCGGCGGGCTCTTCAGTAGCACCCTGCTCACACTGTTGGTGCTACCCACCGTGTATGCATGGTTCGACCGGAGCCGCGCCAAGCAGGTCCCCAGCACGCCGCAGTCCCTCCCGTCGGTGCCACCGGAGCAACCGCTCCCAGCGGAAGGCCACACCGCCTGA
- a CDS encoding threonine aldolase family protein gives MSQHRFSRSEFLSLTGMLAGTALLSPVARAATPAPPKAGKTAPTWPTRAEFDAIRRACRGSLSGKVAQDPAAELIAIGEWMKGQGVGGDFYGQGALIESFEKKLATMLGFPAGCYMPTGTMAQLSALRIYADARGNRNVGLHPSSHHVLHEDSSHVVLHGLRDVILSPWTRPLLAADVRDSPDALGSVSVELPVRWLGGQLQTWEQLEELKRTCRDKGVKLHMDGARLWECQPFYGRPLADICRGFDSVYVSLYKRIDALGGAMLVGSEDFIREARVWRHRHGGNLFHHYPYVASAAMRLDGALTGLPALVRRAKALSEALAADPRLTVNPRPAQTNMFRLFLRGDAQALSLRALTLAKESRLWLGHFGPTRVPGIVDAELEVTEGLGDVTDAEVAQAFRRLLDEAA, from the coding sequence ATGTCCCAGCATCGCTTCAGCCGCAGTGAGTTCCTCTCGTTGACCGGCATGCTCGCGGGGACCGCGTTGCTGTCGCCTGTGGCACGCGCCGCGACGCCCGCGCCCCCGAAGGCCGGAAAGACCGCGCCCACCTGGCCGACTCGCGCGGAGTTCGACGCGATTCGGCGCGCCTGCCGGGGCTCCCTCTCGGGAAAGGTGGCCCAGGACCCCGCCGCGGAGCTCATCGCCATCGGCGAATGGATGAAGGGGCAGGGCGTGGGGGGCGACTTCTACGGACAAGGCGCGCTGATTGAATCGTTCGAGAAGAAGCTCGCCACGATGCTGGGCTTCCCCGCGGGTTGCTACATGCCCACGGGCACCATGGCCCAGCTCAGCGCCCTCCGAATCTACGCGGACGCGCGCGGCAATCGGAACGTCGGCCTCCATCCGTCCTCGCACCATGTGCTGCACGAAGACAGCAGCCACGTTGTCCTGCACGGCCTGCGCGACGTCATCCTCTCGCCCTGGACTCGGCCCTTGCTCGCCGCCGATGTGCGGGACTCGCCGGACGCCCTCGGGAGCGTCAGCGTCGAGCTGCCGGTGCGCTGGCTGGGCGGGCAGCTCCAGACGTGGGAGCAGCTCGAGGAGCTCAAGCGGACCTGCCGCGACAAGGGCGTGAAGCTGCACATGGATGGGGCTCGGCTCTGGGAATGCCAGCCCTTCTACGGCCGCCCGCTCGCGGACATCTGCCGGGGGTTCGACTCTGTCTACGTGTCGCTCTACAAGCGCATCGACGCACTGGGCGGCGCCATGCTCGTGGGGAGCGAGGACTTCATCCGCGAGGCCCGCGTGTGGCGCCACCGACACGGCGGCAACCTCTTCCACCACTATCCCTATGTCGCCTCGGCGGCGATGCGCCTGGACGGTGCGCTCACGGGCCTGCCCGCGCTGGTCCGCCGCGCGAAGGCGTTGAGCGAGGCCCTGGCCGCGGACCCCCGGTTGACGGTGAACCCACGTCCCGCCCAGACGAACATGTTCCGCCTCTTCCTTCGCGGTGATGCACAGGCGCTCTCGCTGCGCGCCCTCACCCTGGCGAAGGAGTCGCGCCTCTGGCTCGGACACTTCGGGCCCACGCGAGTGCCCGGCATCGTCGACGCCGAACTCGAGGTCACCGAAGGACTGGGCGACGTCACCGACGCGGAGGTCGCGCAGGCCTTCCGTCGACTCCTGGACGAGGCCGCATGA
- a CDS encoding helix-turn-helix domain-containing protein, with protein MNLPPLFVLAPETGFFVLRSNDAHSAPHRQWGTAILFGLEGPVTVLHAAGSTQGRIVVVPGDVPHVTRSRGPLASVLLDADVHRATLQALQGRPPFTVESSIVLSRVSALVEPGHPDVERGISRAVEGLFPTGSAPLGDGRIARLLGMLGGDEALPLPVLAARLKLSAGHVSTLFHSKVGIPLRRWLLWRRLVRSMPLLRVGSLAQTAALAGFADQAHLTRTCVRFAGYTPGHLAQALCPGA; from the coding sequence ATGAACCTCCCACCGCTTTTCGTCCTCGCACCCGAGACAGGGTTCTTCGTCCTGCGCTCCAACGACGCCCACTCCGCGCCGCACCGGCAATGGGGCACCGCGATTCTGTTCGGTCTGGAAGGGCCGGTGACGGTGCTGCACGCCGCCGGGAGCACCCAGGGCCGCATCGTGGTGGTCCCTGGGGACGTTCCTCACGTGACGCGCTCGCGAGGGCCGCTGGCCAGCGTGCTGCTGGACGCGGACGTCCATCGCGCCACGCTCCAGGCGCTCCAGGGACGTCCGCCCTTCACCGTGGAGTCCTCCATCGTCCTGTCTCGGGTGTCAGCGCTGGTGGAGCCTGGCCACCCGGATGTCGAGAGGGGCATCTCGCGAGCCGTGGAGGGCCTGTTCCCGACAGGAAGCGCACCGTTGGGTGATGGCCGCATCGCGCGCCTGCTCGGCATGCTGGGAGGAGACGAGGCGCTCCCTCTGCCGGTGCTCGCCGCGCGGCTGAAGCTGTCCGCGGGCCATGTCTCCACCTTGTTCCACTCGAAGGTGGGCATTCCCTTGCGGCGCTGGCTCCTGTGGCGGCGCCTGGTGCGCTCGATGCCACTGCTGCGCGTGGGGAGCCTGGCCCAGACGGCCGCCCTGGCGGGCTTCGCGGACCAGGCGCACCTGACGCGCACCTGCGTCCGGTTCGCGGGCTACACGCCCGGGCACCTGGCGCAGGCCCTGTGCCCGGGCGCGTGA